Proteins from a single region of Elusimicrobiota bacterium:
- a CDS encoding MGMT family protein, whose amino-acid sequence MTNKIPAYIKKKLKNYPVFYQKVWMECFKIPYGKTITYKKLAENMRIPNSARAVGNALSKNPFAPVIPCHRVVKSDGRIGGYSGTGGIKTKKKLIEKEKNG is encoded by the coding sequence ATGACAAATAAAATACCCGCTTATATAAAGAAAAAATTGAAAAATTATCCCGTTTTTTATCAAAAAGTCTGGATGGAATGCTTTAAAATTCCCTATGGAAAAACAATTACTTATAAAAAACTTGCTGAAAATATGAGGATTCCAAATTCGGCAAGAGCAGTAGGAAACGCACTTAGCAAAAATCCGTTTGCTCCGGTTATCCCTTGTCATAGAGTAGTAAAAAGCGACGGGAGAATTGGGGGATATTCGGGTACGGGTGGAATAAAAACTAAAAAGAAGCTAATAGAAAAAGAAAAAAATGGTTAA